From one Chlamydiifrater phoenicopteri genomic stretch:
- a CDS encoding SWIB/MDM2 domain-containing protein has translation MSQNKNSAFMQPVKVSAELAAIVGNGPMPRTDIVKKLWEYIKSKGCQDPKNKRNILPDEKLAKVFGTSAAIDMFEMTKRLSAHIVK, from the coding sequence ATGAGTCAAAATAAGAACAGTGCTTTTATGCAACCTGTAAAAGTCAGCGCTGAATTAGCTGCAATTGTGGGTAATGGCCCTATGCCAAGAACGGATATCGTAAAAAAGCTTTGGGAGTACATAAAGAGCAAGGGCTGCCAAGATCCAAAAAATAAAAGAAATATTTTGCCTGATGAAAAGTTAGCGAAAGTTTTTGGAACGTCAGCTGCTATCGATATGTTTGAGATGACAAAACGCTTGTCTGCGCATATTGTTAAATAA
- a CDS encoding SprT-like domain-containing protein — MKSSELFIRKIRSLVTEPVRVRTHRGVSTLFSFCVRKRILSLQEKLLSAPLWAAEIIADFIKGKKLCRKIKKRLEEYVFSKPALIPLDTSPGKVHNLDELYQRVNEEYFGGELRFRIGWFGRILGRTRNSITLGTFHSEEKMIRIHRSLDRKEVPSFFLEFVIYHEMVHGVVGASKGSSGRRNVHSTAFREREKLFKKYQEAVAWEKQHQHILLMS; from the coding sequence ATGAAATCCTCTGAGCTGTTTATTCGAAAGATTCGTTCATTGGTAACAGAACCTGTTCGCGTGCGCACTCACAGAGGGGTTTCTACGCTGTTTTCCTTTTGTGTTCGTAAAAGAATTCTTTCTCTCCAAGAAAAATTGTTGTCGGCTCCTCTGTGGGCAGCAGAAATTATTGCTGATTTCATCAAGGGAAAAAAACTCTGTAGAAAAATAAAAAAACGGTTAGAGGAATATGTCTTTTCAAAACCAGCTCTTATACCCCTAGATACCTCACCCGGTAAGGTACATAATTTGGATGAGCTATACCAAAGGGTGAATGAGGAGTATTTTGGCGGAGAATTGCGGTTCCGTATTGGGTGGTTTGGACGGATTTTGGGAAGGACAAGAAACTCGATTACGTTAGGAACTTTTCATAGCGAAGAGAAAATGATCCGAATACATCGCTCATTAGACCGAAAAGAAGTTCCTTCTTTTTTTTTAGAATTTGTCATCTATCACGAAATGGTCCATGGGGTCGTAGGGGCTAGTAAAGGGTCTTCCGGTAGACGTAATGTTCACTCCACAGCGTTTAGAGAAAGAGAAAAGCTATTCAAGAAATATCAAGAAGCGGTAGCTTGGGAAAAGCAACACCAACACATATTATTAATGAGCTAG
- a CDS encoding type I restriction enzyme HsdR N-terminal domain-containing protein, translating to MPLKKTPLEASSTEKKFISSKGESSRPEEIVRQKVVHLLTTKLGYPKNLLILEKELRSLSVLFTKNHNLKLPHRRMDILVVTPKFYTYQGRKQSCPPFEPLLLVECKSKVLNQKTVFQALGYNAFIGAPCIALTSSKQHLTGFFNAETQTFEFSEGLPSFTDLMNYYFNSKNDHKKSIPHAHKNPRNFS from the coding sequence ATGCCCTTAAAAAAAACTCCTCTCGAAGCATCTTCTACAGAAAAAAAATTTATTAGCTCGAAAGGAGAGTCCTCAAGACCCGAAGAGATCGTAAGACAAAAAGTAGTCCACCTCCTCACTACAAAGTTAGGATACCCCAAAAATCTTCTTATCTTGGAGAAGGAATTACGCTCCTTGTCCGTTCTTTTTACTAAGAATCACAATCTTAAACTCCCTCACAGACGCATGGACATCCTCGTCGTTACACCTAAATTTTATACTTATCAAGGGAGAAAACAGTCTTGTCCCCCATTTGAACCTTTACTATTAGTCGAGTGCAAGTCAAAAGTTTTAAATCAGAAAACGGTTTTTCAGGCCCTAGGGTATAATGCTTTCATCGGAGCACCTTGCATAGCATTAACTTCATCAAAACAACATCTGACAGGTTTTTTTAATGCAGAAACCCAAACCTTTGAATTCTCCGAAGGACTGCCGTCGTTTACGGACTTAATGAATTACTATTTTAACTCAAAAAACGACCACAAAAAATCTATTCCCCATGCTCATAAGAATCCCAGGAATTTCTCTTAA
- the ispD gene encoding 2-C-methyl-D-erythritol 4-phosphate cytidylyltransferase, giving the protein MQTVTTQTKQVSLILLAGGKGARFKSAIPKQFALFRGEPLIFHSLKTFLKIPLISEIIVVCPYQYRELFHIFPVIFANPGKERQDSVLSGAQKASHPLLLIHDGARPLVYPEEVNKLILHAQTYGASTLASPAEYTIKKRCKPNGEIQTLDRSELFITHTPQCIRKDILLSGMQQAKKLGKVLTDDVSAAEILNHPVHLVLTENLNIKVTYQRDLKLIESTL; this is encoded by the coding sequence ATGCAAACAGTAACAACTCAAACAAAACAAGTCTCTTTAATACTCCTTGCCGGAGGCAAGGGTGCTCGATTTAAATCCGCTATTCCTAAGCAATTTGCTTTATTTCGAGGGGAACCACTTATTTTCCACTCCCTAAAAACTTTTCTAAAAATCCCTCTAATCTCAGAAATTATTGTGGTATGCCCCTATCAATACCGAGAACTGTTTCATATTTTTCCCGTAATCTTTGCTAACCCAGGCAAAGAACGACAAGACTCTGTCCTCTCTGGCGCGCAAAAAGCCTCTCACCCCCTTCTTCTGATTCATGACGGAGCTCGCCCCCTAGTTTATCCTGAAGAAGTGAACAAACTTATCCTTCACGCTCAGACTTATGGAGCCTCTACACTGGCTTCCCCAGCCGAATACACTATAAAGAAACGTTGTAAACCGAACGGAGAAATCCAAACTCTAGATCGTTCAGAACTTTTCATTACCCATACCCCTCAATGCATCCGCAAGGACATCCTCCTCTCAGGAATGCAGCAGGCAAAAAAACTTGGCAAGGTTTTGACCGATGATGTTTCTGCTGCAGAAATTCTCAATCATCCTGTGCACCTTGTGTTAACAGAAAACCTAAATATAAAAGTTACTTACCAACGAGATCTTAAACTCATTGAGTCGACGCTATGA
- a CDS encoding RMD1 family protein: MRCTAYCTASAYNLHVLFHLLKAHYTTTLSREYVLVISNENPDMIAVFFSYGTTVFWGWNEQDEIRLLQTLAPASQEVIKHPEIDKYNFDYGEKLLIRRDKLVLSDSSVNTKLAISFGLAQSVKLTIFEETIYKTIENSKRLPKDLATKGHIRMSRRTIGKRIGQLFLEKASVNLHSDILDEPDFFWEHPETQPIYRDVFLCLDIESRINVLNHRLTVLGDLLEILNDQLNHQHSSSLEWTIICLIMLELSVALLKDVFNVI; the protein is encoded by the coding sequence ATGCGTTGCACAGCTTATTGTACCGCTTCTGCGTACAATCTACATGTTCTTTTCCACCTATTAAAAGCGCATTACACCACGACCCTCTCAAGAGAGTATGTGTTAGTAATCTCTAATGAGAATCCTGATATGATTGCGGTTTTCTTCTCTTACGGAACTACTGTTTTTTGGGGGTGGAATGAACAAGATGAAATTCGCCTGTTACAAACGTTGGCTCCAGCTTCCCAAGAAGTCATCAAACACCCTGAGATCGACAAATATAATTTTGATTACGGAGAAAAATTACTAATACGAAGAGACAAGTTAGTCTTGTCTGACTCTTCTGTTAACACTAAGTTAGCTATTTCTTTTGGATTAGCCCAATCCGTCAAGTTAACGATTTTTGAAGAAACTATTTACAAAACCATCGAAAATTCTAAAAGACTCCCTAAAGACTTGGCTACCAAAGGACATATCCGCATGTCCAGAAGAACGATAGGGAAAAGAATAGGCCAACTGTTTTTAGAAAAGGCTTCCGTAAACTTACATTCTGATATCCTTGACGAACCAGATTTTTTCTGGGAACACCCAGAAACTCAACCCATTTACCGAGACGTTTTTCTTTGCCTAGATATTGAATCCCGTATCAACGTTCTCAATCATAGGTTAACCGTTCTGGGAGATTTATTAGAAATTTTAAACGATCAGTTGAACCACCAACATTCTTCGTCTTTAGAATGGACGATCATATGCCTAATTATGTTAGAACTATCAGTAGCCCTGTTGAAAGATGTTTTTAATGTCATCTAA
- the truA gene encoding tRNA pseudouridine(38-40) synthase TruA, which translates to MTLKKPKICIRLEYDGTKFCGWQKQPQKLSIQESLEKSLLQISGEKITVIGSGRTDAGVHAHGQVAHFSKGKAPIFHSSSKLLLALNAVLPKEISVLSIAEAPASFHARYSAQKKEYRYYLSFLKKTSPLHYNFVHNIPVQLDIELMQQAASYFIGEHDFSAFANSGRAYESTIRTIYSLSLRFINEHLLEISCTGNGFLYKMVRNIVGTLIHIGQRKNSPNFVLDLLSRKDRSLAPETAPSKGLSLFRVFYTPDPFQDKASTYLL; encoded by the coding sequence ATGACACTTAAAAAACCCAAAATTTGCATTCGACTAGAGTACGACGGAACAAAGTTTTGCGGGTGGCAAAAACAACCTCAAAAACTATCTATCCAGGAGTCCTTAGAGAAATCGTTGCTACAAATATCAGGAGAGAAAATTACAGTAATAGGGTCGGGAAGAACAGATGCAGGAGTGCATGCCCACGGCCAAGTTGCTCATTTTTCTAAAGGCAAGGCTCCAATCTTTCATTCTTCCTCCAAGCTTTTGCTGGCATTAAATGCCGTACTTCCTAAGGAAATCTCCGTACTATCCATAGCAGAGGCCCCCGCTTCCTTTCACGCTCGCTATAGTGCACAAAAAAAAGAGTACCGCTACTACCTCTCATTTTTAAAAAAGACATCCCCATTGCACTACAATTTTGTCCACAATATTCCTGTGCAACTAGACATAGAGCTCATGCAACAAGCGGCTTCTTATTTTATTGGAGAGCACGATTTTTCTGCTTTTGCTAACAGTGGGCGAGCTTATGAATCCACAATACGAACCATTTACTCCTTATCTCTACGTTTCATCAACGAACATCTCTTAGAAATAAGTTGTACGGGGAACGGTTTTCTTTATAAAATGGTCCGCAATATCGTTGGCACACTCATACATATAGGGCAAAGAAAAAACTCTCCAAATTTTGTTTTGGATCTTCTATCCCGGAAAGACAGATCCCTTGCCCCAGAAACTGCACCAAGTAAGGGTCTTTCTTTATTCCGCGTTTTTTATACCCCAGACCCCTTCCAAGATAAAGCCTCAACCTACCTCCTCTAA
- the lpxG gene encoding UDP-2,3-diacylglucosamine diphosphatase LpxG, producing the protein MFFKIAFPTVSVCLGAAYWASCIEPNLVQVTSEIWKLPKKYSQLDGLRVVQISDLHYGEDIPEKFLKKVSNTVRRLHPDIILFSGDFLRRSQIENRDKLLGFLCSLEAKLGSYCIFGNHDYSKYISGTGKGLIDIISPEKSQAIKRAAASIWNCLKKQPSQQQISKRTAHVPTHKELFSLIKETPFTLLHNESIFLPIGLNIVGLGDYFAQRCLPKEAFVNYKEDFPGFILSHNPDSISLLKKYPGEWIFSGHTHGPQISPPFIMKKFFRKLSGLQNIEYCRGKHFLAENKILYVNRGLGGLKRIRFGSKPEILFLECKQ; encoded by the coding sequence ATGTTTTTTAAGATTGCTTTTCCTACAGTCTCTGTTTGCTTAGGCGCTGCTTACTGGGCTTCTTGCATCGAGCCGAATTTAGTCCAAGTCACCTCAGAAATCTGGAAACTCCCAAAGAAGTACTCTCAGCTAGATGGACTCAGAGTCGTTCAAATTTCTGATTTGCATTACGGGGAAGATATACCCGAAAAATTCTTGAAAAAAGTAAGCAACACAGTCCGGAGATTGCATCCGGATATTATTCTGTTCTCTGGGGATTTCCTTCGCAGGTCTCAGATCGAAAATCGAGACAAACTTCTGGGCTTCTTGTGCTCACTAGAAGCTAAGTTGGGTTCCTACTGTATTTTTGGAAATCATGACTATTCCAAATACATCTCAGGAACAGGAAAAGGGTTGATCGATATTATCTCTCCGGAAAAAAGTCAAGCCATCAAACGGGCTGCAGCCTCCATATGGAACTGTTTAAAAAAACAACCCTCTCAACAACAGATCTCAAAACGCACTGCCCATGTACCCACACATAAGGAACTTTTTTCTTTAATAAAAGAAACTCCCTTTACCTTGTTACATAATGAATCCATTTTCTTACCCATAGGGCTTAATATTGTCGGCTTGGGAGATTATTTTGCCCAAAGATGCCTTCCTAAAGAGGCATTCGTTAACTACAAAGAAGATTTTCCAGGGTTCATTCTCTCCCACAATCCCGACAGCATCTCTCTTTTAAAAAAATACCCAGGAGAATGGATATTCTCCGGACATACTCATGGCCCCCAAATTTCCCCTCCGTTTATCATGAAAAAGTTCTTTCGAAAACTTTCTGGGCTGCAGAATATAGAATACTGCCGAGGCAAGCATTTTCTCGCTGAGAATAAAATTTTGTACGTCAACCGCGGATTGGGTGGTCTTAAGCGAATTCGATTCGGGTCAAAACCTGAAATCCTTTTCTTAGAATGCAAACAGTAA
- the yidD gene encoding membrane protein insertion efficiency factor YidD: MKKFLTTTIKAYRLFLSPFFGQSCRFFPSCSFYALQALHHYKTRKALWLISCRIVKCCGWHPGGPDFLPGTSVEEALQQEPPL; the protein is encoded by the coding sequence ATGAAAAAGTTTTTAACAACCACAATAAAGGCCTATCGTCTATTTCTTTCTCCATTCTTCGGACAATCTTGCCGTTTTTTCCCTTCCTGCTCCTTTTACGCTCTACAAGCCCTTCATCATTACAAAACAAGAAAAGCTTTATGGCTCATCTCTTGCCGGATTGTGAAATGCTGCGGATGGCATCCGGGGGGACCAGACTTTCTCCCAGGAACTTCTGTGGAGGAGGCTCTGCAACAAGAACCCCCTCTATGA
- the recO gene encoding DNA repair protein RecO: protein MLIRIPGISLKTVPLEKQSCTVTIFTPSGLISVFAKSGLSPNFTERETLLPITHAYYTFTHHPPKMRRFTEAEIINPYLEIKTNYNALMASGKMIEAILSTQWKEKPSKDLYVLFANLLHRIPKVKYPQTLASAFLLKLMKYEGILADSPYCRDCKKHLTDTVHRYKGYRFCAEHSPAGSIPFSRDEERFLLALISSKKFSNLEELANFNVCLKDSISKLFNTIIED from the coding sequence ATGCTCATAAGAATCCCAGGAATTTCTCTTAAAACTGTTCCTTTAGAAAAACAGAGTTGTACAGTCACTATATTCACTCCTTCGGGACTTATCTCGGTATTCGCAAAGAGTGGCTTGTCGCCTAATTTCACTGAAAGAGAAACGCTGCTTCCTATTACTCATGCCTACTACACCTTCACTCATCACCCTCCAAAAATGAGGCGCTTTACTGAAGCGGAAATTATTAATCCTTACTTAGAAATCAAAACAAATTACAATGCTTTAATGGCGTCAGGGAAAATGATCGAAGCAATTCTTTCCACCCAATGGAAGGAAAAGCCGTCTAAAGATTTATATGTCTTATTTGCAAATCTCCTTCATCGAATACCTAAGGTGAAATATCCACAAACTTTGGCATCAGCTTTTCTACTAAAACTTATGAAATACGAAGGAATCCTGGCTGATAGTCCTTATTGCCGAGACTGCAAGAAACACTTAACGGATACTGTGCACCGCTACAAAGGGTACCGGTTTTGTGCAGAACACAGCCCCGCCGGTAGCATTCCTTTTTCTCGAGATGAAGAACGTTTTCTTCTGGCTTTAATATCTAGTAAAAAATTCTCTAATTTAGAGGAGCTTGCAAATTTCAACGTATGTCTAAAAGATTCTATTTCAAAACTCTTTAACACTATCATAGAAGATTAA
- a CDS encoding sigma-54-dependent transcriptional regulator, whose amino-acid sequence MIIESILIVDDEPILRAFLQELLESRGYAATTATNTKEARSLIRKNFFDLIISDMNMPDGSGLDVLSEAQKYSPETPVLVITAFGTIENAVEAMQKGAFNYLTKPFSSEALLAYIDKAKEHKALLSQNSFFKSEASSNSEYPLIAESLEMKNLLLQAKKIARTNANVFVHGESGCGKEVISQYIHNNSLRSQGPYIKVNCAAIPEPLMESEFFGHEKGAFTGATIKKAGRFELANKGTLLLDEITEVPINLQPKLLRAIQEREFEHLGGTKTISVDVRILATSNRNLREALEDKSFRKDLYYRLNVVSIHIPPLRERKADIMPLTNFFLNKFCKMNGKKIKALSSESKESLLDYHWPGNVRELSNVIERAVILENTETILLESLSLN is encoded by the coding sequence ATGATTATAGAATCTATTCTTATTGTTGATGATGAACCTATTCTCAGAGCTTTCCTTCAAGAACTTTTAGAATCTAGGGGCTATGCAGCAACTACCGCAACAAATACTAAGGAAGCTCGTTCTCTTATTCGCAAAAACTTTTTTGATCTCATTATTTCTGACATGAATATGCCTGATGGCTCAGGCCTTGACGTCCTTTCTGAAGCTCAAAAATATTCCCCAGAGACCCCAGTTCTCGTCATAACAGCTTTCGGCACCATTGAAAACGCTGTAGAAGCCATGCAAAAAGGCGCTTTTAACTACCTCACCAAACCCTTTTCTTCAGAAGCTTTGCTAGCATATATAGATAAGGCTAAAGAACATAAAGCTCTTCTATCTCAAAACTCCTTCTTTAAGTCGGAGGCTTCTAGTAACTCTGAATATCCTCTAATAGCTGAGAGTCTAGAAATGAAAAACCTCCTTCTGCAAGCAAAAAAAATTGCTAGGACGAATGCGAATGTCTTTGTTCACGGAGAATCTGGTTGTGGCAAAGAAGTTATTTCCCAATATATTCATAATAACTCACTTAGATCACAAGGCCCATACATTAAAGTAAATTGTGCTGCTATTCCTGAACCCTTGATGGAATCAGAATTCTTTGGTCATGAAAAAGGAGCTTTCACAGGAGCTACTATTAAAAAAGCTGGGCGCTTTGAACTTGCTAACAAAGGGACTTTACTCCTAGATGAAATCACAGAAGTTCCCATTAACTTACAACCTAAGTTATTACGCGCGATTCAAGAAAGAGAATTTGAACATTTGGGAGGTACGAAGACTATTTCTGTCGATGTACGCATCTTAGCAACTTCCAATAGAAATTTACGGGAAGCTTTAGAGGATAAATCCTTTAGAAAAGACTTATATTACCGACTCAATGTTGTCTCCATTCACATTCCTCCTCTGAGAGAGCGGAAAGCGGACATCATGCCTTTAACAAATTTTTTTCTAAATAAATTCTGCAAAATGAACGGGAAAAAGATTAAAGCCTTATCCTCAGAATCAAAAGAATCTTTACTAGATTACCATTGGCCAGGAAATGTCCGAGAACTTTCCAACGTGATCGAACGTGCCGTTATCCTAGAGAACACCGAAACCATTCTTCTCGAAAGCTTATCGTTAAACTAG
- a CDS encoding HAD family hydrolase, with protein sequence MRVRVENYQIFLFDFDGLLVNTEPYHFAAFKDACLEFGFALSIDFSQYYRLVSEGRLFLKNFLIELFPEIASCWEALYEKKERLYHNLLVKGSPQLMPGAASLIERICMEEKTSVLVTNSSGRFVDKVAEEHPVLQKLSFRIVREDYSRPKPYPDAYELAYSRYVSSNDRVVGFEDSIKGVQALSCIDADIVCVNKDHSIDKTTLAHKKGGRFYQLRSLEEVG encoded by the coding sequence ATGAGAGTTCGGGTAGAAAATTATCAGATTTTTTTGTTTGACTTTGATGGATTATTAGTAAACACGGAGCCGTATCATTTTGCTGCGTTCAAGGATGCTTGTCTGGAGTTTGGGTTCGCTCTTTCCATTGATTTTTCTCAATATTACCGGTTGGTATCCGAAGGTAGGCTTTTTTTGAAAAATTTTCTTATAGAATTATTTCCTGAGATAGCTTCATGTTGGGAAGCTCTTTATGAAAAGAAGGAGAGGTTGTACCATAATTTATTAGTAAAAGGCTCCCCTCAGTTAATGCCAGGAGCTGCTAGTCTGATAGAAAGGATTTGTATGGAAGAAAAGACTAGCGTGCTTGTGACAAATTCCTCTGGCCGCTTTGTTGATAAAGTGGCAGAAGAGCACCCAGTGTTACAAAAACTTTCTTTTCGAATAGTGCGCGAAGACTACTCTAGGCCTAAGCCGTATCCGGACGCTTATGAGCTAGCTTATAGTAGGTATGTGTCATCTAATGATCGAGTGGTGGGTTTTGAGGATTCCATTAAAGGCGTGCAAGCACTCTCTTGCATAGACGCAGATATAGTGTGTGTTAACAAAGATCACTCCATAGATAAAACTACTCTTGCTCACAAGAAGGGGGGGAGATTTTATCAGTTGCGCTCTTTAGAGGAGGTAGGTTGA
- a CDS encoding two-component system sensor histidine kinase NtrB produces the protein MSDNIHSTKTCSHSYIPASQKQLPSSAKKISSELSAIVSRLKKSSRETEYILSSIPDGIFLIAQNGSITVCNTEAKTILGFPENYPLLHQSFFDVFPDAFLGFSVSEALKNLPTPKTVALNLEEGGLSKDLEVFVRRCGGNDLDDSPYLFIMIRDRSMYKQLENALERYKNISEIGRLAATLAHEIRNPLTGIEGFASLLKEELSSPRHKRMAQSIVDGTRSLNSLVSSILEYTRPNPLNLKATNLIDFITSLEPLLTSTFPSYKQEIKAKDSIIKSMDPDRIKSVLWNLVKNACEAAYPGTSVVLCLEENGDISVTNQGETIPSEIFKNLFTPFFTTKASGNGLGLPEAKKVMNMHGGEITVSSVNDVTSFVIKIP, from the coding sequence ATGAGCGATAATATCCATTCCACAAAAACCTGTTCTCATTCTTATATACCTGCATCACAAAAACAGCTTCCTTCTTCAGCTAAAAAAATTAGCTCTGAGTTGAGCGCAATAGTCTCTAGACTAAAAAAATCGTCTCGAGAAACTGAGTATATTCTTTCCTCTATCCCCGATGGTATTTTTTTAATAGCGCAAAATGGATCCATAACAGTCTGCAATACTGAAGCAAAAACTATTTTAGGCTTCCCAGAAAATTACCCCTTGCTACATCAGTCATTCTTTGATGTTTTCCCTGATGCCTTTCTCGGGTTTTCTGTCTCTGAAGCGTTAAAAAATCTTCCTACCCCTAAAACTGTAGCTCTTAACCTGGAGGAAGGAGGGTTATCGAAAGATTTGGAAGTTTTTGTTCGAAGATGTGGAGGCAACGATCTTGATGATTCTCCTTATCTCTTCATCATGATCAGAGATAGATCTATGTATAAACAGCTAGAAAACGCTTTAGAACGCTACAAAAACATATCAGAAATCGGCCGATTAGCGGCAACCTTAGCCCATGAAATTCGAAACCCTTTAACAGGTATTGAAGGCTTCGCATCTCTTCTAAAAGAAGAGCTTTCTTCTCCTAGACATAAACGCATGGCGCAATCCATTGTCGACGGTACACGTTCTTTAAACTCCTTAGTATCCTCTATTCTTGAGTATACTCGACCCAATCCATTAAACTTAAAAGCAACAAATCTTATAGACTTTATCACTTCTCTAGAACCTCTTCTAACTTCAACCTTTCCTTCTTATAAGCAAGAAATAAAGGCAAAAGATTCCATAATCAAATCCATGGACCCAGATAGAATAAAATCTGTTCTCTGGAATCTCGTAAAAAATGCTTGTGAAGCCGCTTACCCCGGAACTTCCGTCGTTCTGTGCTTAGAAGAAAATGGGGATATTTCGGTAACAAACCAAGGAGAGACGATCCCTTCGGAAATCTTTAAAAACCTTTTTACTCCTTTCTTCACAACAAAAGCTTCCGGCAATGGGCTAGGTCTTCCCGAAGCGAAAAAAGTTATGAATATGCACGGAGGAGAAATTACCGTCTCCTCTGTCAACGATGTTACATCCTTTGTCATAAAAATACCTTAA
- a CDS encoding GNAT family N-acetyltransferase has protein sequence MKEESFGLGVPGLTIRYTVAEDGEYMKRWLNDPKILRGFPLKTENEIRDAVNFWVGFYRYKSSLTALMDGEVAGVATLVLNPYVKVAHHALISIIVGEPYRNKGVGTTLLNNLIHLAKSTFRLEVLYLEVYSENRAIALYERFGFKEVGRQERFYKDEEGYLAKITMERDL, from the coding sequence ATGAAGGAAGAATCTTTCGGGTTGGGTGTTCCAGGATTAACCATCAGATATACTGTCGCTGAAGACGGCGAGTATATGAAAAGATGGCTCAATGATCCAAAAATTTTACGAGGGTTTCCTCTTAAAACAGAGAATGAAATTCGAGATGCCGTAAACTTTTGGGTAGGATTTTATCGTTACAAAAGCAGTTTAACGGCTCTTATGGACGGAGAAGTTGCAGGCGTTGCTACCTTAGTTTTGAACCCCTACGTTAAAGTCGCCCATCATGCTCTGATCTCTATTATTGTCGGAGAGCCTTATAGAAATAAAGGGGTAGGAACTACTCTATTGAATAATCTTATTCACCTCGCTAAAAGCACCTTTCGTCTGGAAGTTCTTTATTTAGAGGTCTATTCTGAAAATCGAGCAATAGCTTTGTACGAACGATTTGGATTTAAAGAAGTCGGAAGACAAGAGCGGTTTTATAAAGACGAAGAAGGTTATTTAGCAAAAATAACTATGGAGAGAGATCTATAG
- the prfB gene encoding peptide chain release factor 2 (programmed frameshift): MDDKLSKQLQVLSQRLDSVGRSLFDPEELAKEIELKEKETQDGTFWDNPSRAKDVLSGLAEKKRRLTSFQEAQRKFESVKFFLEDSDSMDDADLVSELQAELEACEKLLAELEAKQRLSGEVDANNCFLSINAGAGGTEACDWAEMLLRMYDRWANSKGWRTEVLDRLDGEVVGIKNITLKICGPFAYGYAKAERGVHRLVRISPFDSNAKRHTSFASVDVFPEIDEEIEIEINPADLRIDTYRSSGAGGQHVNVTESAVRITHLPSGTVVSCQNERSQLQNRESCMKMLRAKLYRKVLQERMEKQALDRKDKKEIAWGSQIRNYVFQPYTLVKDVRTGYEVGNVRAMMDGELLDDFINAYLTMFGE, translated from the exons GTGGATGACAAGCTTTCTAAACAGTTGCAAGTTTTGAGCCAACGACTGGATTCAGTCGGGAGGTC TCTCTTTGACCCAGAGGAGCTTGCCAAGGAGATAGAGTTAAAAGAAAAGGAAACTCAGGACGGTACTTTTTGGGATAATCCAAGTCGAGCCAAAGACGTTCTTTCTGGACTCGCGGAGAAAAAACGACGGCTAACTTCATTCCAAGAAGCTCAAAGAAAATTTGAATCGGTCAAATTTTTTTTGGAAGATTCAGACTCTATGGATGATGCTGACCTTGTCAGCGAGTTGCAAGCAGAACTAGAAGCTTGTGAGAAACTACTGGCGGAACTAGAAGCTAAGCAGAGGCTTTCTGGAGAAGTTGATGCCAACAACTGTTTTTTAAGTATTAATGCTGGAGCAGGGGGAACAGAAGCTTGCGACTGGGCAGAAATGTTGCTGCGTATGTACGATCGGTGGGCAAACTCTAAGGGGTGGCGGACAGAGGTCTTGGATCGCTTGGACGGAGAGGTTGTGGGTATTAAGAACATTACTCTGAAGATTTGTGGCCCATTTGCTTACGGGTATGCCAAGGCTGAAAGGGGAGTGCATAGGCTAGTTCGCATCTCTCCTTTTGATAGTAATGCTAAACGGCACACAAGCTTTGCTTCCGTAGACGTCTTTCCCGAAATTGATGAAGAGATAGAAATAGAAATCAATCCAGCAGACTTACGTATAGATACTTATAGGTCCTCTGGAGCGGGAGGGCAGCACGTAAATGTTACCGAATCTGCCGTAAGAATTACCCATCTTCCTTCGGGGACCGTTGTGTCCTGTCAAAATGAGAGAAGTCAGCTGCAAAACAGAGAAAGTTGCATGAAAATGCTTCGGGCTAAGTTGTATCGAAAAGTACTTCAAGAGCGGATGGAGAAACAAGCATTGGATAGAAAAGACAAAAAAGAAATCGCTTGGGGATCTCAGATTCGCAACTATGTTTTCCAGCCTTATACACTCGTTAAGGATGTTCGGACGGGGTACGAGGTAGGGAATGTTCGCGCTATGATGGATGGTGAGTTGTTAGATGATTTTATAAATGCGTACTTAACAATGTTTGGAGAATAG